CGGTTGAATTAAAGCCTGATCCACCCCAGGATCATCCTGGGAACCACGCTTAAGGACTACCCGTAAACTGAAAAGAATCATGCGGGGTAAAACATGACCAAAGCCTGGGGCCAATGCTGTTCCCAACAGAAATAGACCCAAACGTACTGCTAAATCTAAAATAACTCCTTGGGTTTCCCCTTCAATCTCTAAAAGCCCTAAACGGGGGAAAAAACCCACCACCAAAAAGCCAATAAGGGGCACATACAAGAGGCTCTCGATGACCACTAATAATTCGGCACTGGCAGGACGGCCCCAATAGCGTAGCAGGTGAGCAATGCCCTGACGTACCCCCTGGCGAATTAGCTTAGAGGTGAGCAAAAGGCTACTGGCAAAGAGGGCTACATAGAGATAAAACGAGAGGAAGGTTTGGAGATCGCGATAGGGATTGAGCAATTGTAAACAGAGGATGATAAAGGCGAGGGCAATCGTTAATACCAGCACATTATCTAAACTGCCCAGGGAGCTGATTAAGGTGGTGCGGCTGGACGATCGCCGATCGAATTTAAACCTATCTAAGGCAGTCCCAGCACCCCGCAACTGATGGGGACGCAACAGGCGTAGAGACATAAACAGCAGTTGGGTTATCCAACGCCCCACCACGGGGGAAACCATGGCTCCCACTAAAAACAGCCCAAGGCGAATGGCTAATTCGATAATATAGAGCCGGGGATCAGCGTTGGAGGAACTGAAGACCAGGGATTCTAGCATGGGGTACCCCTCAGCATGACGGCTTACCGCTGAAAGCGGGACAAGATTAACGGGACAGTGGGGCGCTCCGCGCCCCACTGTCCCGGCTTAAGTTGATATCCAGCATGATTGACCTTGGTTAAATGTTCATGGGCTGGGTAATATTGATGGTTTTTTCCTGGAATTGGAAATCAATATTATAGGCTTGGAGCCGTTGAATAATATTTTCCTGGGCAATCACTAACAAACTACGGCGCAGTTCCATGGAAGTTTCCGCAGAACCTAAAACAAAGAAAATAGCTTGAACCTGCATTTTAACCGCTGCATTGGGATCTGTGGCCTCTTGAAAGGTTATCTGAGTTAACTGGTGATCAATGCCTAAAATGTCGGATGTACCTTCCACAATAAGCTGACGAATCAGGGCTTTTTCTTCATCCATTAAGGTAGTAAAGAAACTCAGATCAATCATTAAAATAACCCGCTGGGCACGGCTGAGATTCTCGATGTTGACTTGGGCCAAATGACTGTTGGGGACAATGGCCAGGGTGTTTTTACCGGACAGGCGGACTTTGGTAGAGCGCCAGCCCACGGCTTCCACTTTGCCCAGGCTGCGATCGGGCAAATGGATATAGTCTCCCACCTCAAAGGGGCGATCGATGTAAATCACCACACTCCACAAAATCTGCTCCACAATTTTCTGGGACGCAAAGGCCAGGGCCACCCCCCCAATGCCCACACTGGCCACCAGTCCCACTAGGTTAATGGCGTGGGTTTGGGCAAAGGCTAGGATCACCCCTAAGCCCAAACTTAATTGGGCTAAAAACCGCCCCAACAGTAGTAACTCGCTGTTAATCCGTTTATCTTCCGCTAAGCTGGCCGTTAGCCAGTAGCTATCGAACCATTGGTTCACCAGCTTCACCCCCAGGACACTGACCTGCACCGCCACCACGATCGCCAACACCACCTCCAACGGGTGCAGGGGGGGGGTGAGAGGCAGGGGAATCAGGAGACTATCAATGGCGATGGTTACCAGTGCCCATTGCAGTTCCCGTTGATGGGGAGCCAGGATCGTTTGGTAGAGGGTCTGAATTTTGGGGGATTGCCAGTGTTGCGGCAGCGATCGCAGCCACTGGGGCACCTGCAAGGCCCATAACCCTAAACCCAAGGTTGCCAGCATCACCCCCCCCAGACTCCACTGCCCGAGGGGCGACAGGTCACCCAGAAACCACGGGAGTTTTACAGCCCTTGCCCTTCCCTGCGAAAGATCACTGATAAATTTTGGGCAGGCATGGACACCGTTTGCTGCCACACCAAGCCCTGGGCCTGGGCTGCGGTTACCACGGCTTCCAAGTCCCGCACGCCCCAGCGGGGGTCTTGGCTCCGGAGGCTCTGATCAAAGGCGGCATTGCTGGGGGCCGTGTGTTCTCCCCCCTGTTTGTAGGGTCCATAGAGATAGAGCAGCCCTCCCGGCGGCAACAGACGACCGGCTCCCGCCATTAATCCTAGGCAGGCTTCCCAGGGGGAAATGTGAATCATATTAATGTTGACGATCGCCCCCAGGGACCACTGGGTTTGATCCCAGGCAGCCAACCCAGGGGGCAGGGGATCGGTTTCCAGGGGCCAAGGGGTGACACAGACATCTAAGTCTAGGGGGGGCAAGAGGTTGGGGACTGCCTCGGCTTGTTGCCATGCGCTGATGCTGGCGCGGGCTAAGGGGTTGGGGTCAGAGGGAATCCAGGGACGTGGACCCAGATGGCGGGCTAAAAAACAGGCATGTTCCCCGGTGCCGCTGGAAATTTCTAAGACGGCACCTCCAGGGGGCAACAGGCTTTGCAACAGGGCAAGGATGGGTTCGCGGTTGCGTTGGGTGGCAGGGGCAAACTGGCGCAGATCAGGCACGGGGATTCCCAGAGGTTTTGAGAGGACAACGGGGTGGGCTGAGACCAATGACGTGAACGGTCTCAGCATAGAGGGTTTTGACTTTTAAAACCAAGTTCAAGGTGACTTATGTCTACACGGGTAACTATTCAGGGGGGGACGAAGTTAGTAGGGTTTCAGCCCGACGATCGCCGGTCAGGACCGTCTCAAAGGGGTTCAGTTTACTGGGGAACCTTCGACCTCGGGTAGGGTTCTCGCCCCCGTGCCGACCCTCTGACCGCCAACCACCGGGGCAACCACGGGGGGATTGCCCCTACCAAAATCGGGGAATCTGCCAAGGTGAAATAGACCCTCTCCCATCGCCTAAGGTCTGTTGTCTAAGGGTAGCTGCTCAAACTCAGATTCCAGGGGCGCGGGGGTGGCGGGGGCTTTGCTGTAGGCGGCGAGGGGTTTGGGGAGCTTTTCCGTTTGAAAATAGCGGTGAAATTTATCGGTGACTTGGAGCCAATAGGAGCGGGTTTCCTTGTGGCGGCGTTTTTGGACAAATCCCTGCTCTACCAGCGCTTGCACCTGTTGATAGGCTCCCGATCCCCGCAGATCGACTAATTCAGTTTGGGTAATGCCTTTTCTGAGGGCGATCGCCGCCAGGGTTCGCAATGCCCCCACCCCCAAGTCAATAGGGATGAGGGTTTGTACCAAGATTTCAAACCCCGATCGCAGTTGCAGCCCATAGCCCTCGCTGGTTTCCACCACTTCCAAGGCTCCATCCCGCTGGCCATAGTCTGCCACCAGTTGTTCCAGGGCACTCTGGACTAGATCCCGATCGCAGTGGGCATAGTCGGCAATCTCGCCGAGCTTCAGGGGGCGGGCTTTGAGGTAGAGAATGGCCTCAATCTTGACCATGAGGGCCGGATCAGGGGTGGACATGGGTCGATGGGGGGCAAGGGGGTAGGGCTATTCCCTATCCTAGGGTGAATTGGGTGCTAGCTCCCCCTGGCAGTAATTTACGGGGTGTCTGGGGGCGGGAAATAGCTGTGGCCCAATTCTAAAAATAGGGCGGCGATCGCTAAAATCCGATCGGCCACATCAACGTTGGTCCCAGTGCCAACCTGAGCATCAGGGTTGTAGTGGGTGGCTGCGCCGCCTCCCCGCTAGGGTGTGGAGGGGGACCACGATCGCATCTTGCCGGGATTGAGTAACCCCTGGGGATCCATGGTGCGTTTAAAGGCTAACTGGCGGGGATCAACGGTTTTACGGCCTGCATCTTCCAGGGTGTAGGTGTGGGGATTGAAAATCAGTGCCCCCTGGTCTTCGTGGTAGTCGATGATGGCCTGAAGGCGTTCAGGGGTGGTGTAGCGCACCAGTTGCAGCCCAGCGGCGATCGTCAGCCCCTGGAGGCGGATGAACTCCAAATGCATGGGTACCTCATCGCCGAAATGCTGGTGCATGTGATGGACCAGGGCTAGATCGCGATCGTGGGGAAAAATAGTTTGTAAATAGGTCAGGCTAGGGTCCACACTGCGGGCATGGAGGGTGGTGTGGTTCCAGGAATATTCCCCCAAGCTGATGCCTTTGCTAGCCTCAAAAGCCGATTTTTCGTAACACAGATCCCCCCCCATCTCCCTCACTAATTCTTTGAATAGTTCCAGACTCTGTTCCGCCACCATGACCAGGGCCAGGGGGCGATCGCCGGAAAGATAGCGCTGGAGAGCCGCGAAATACTGGGGAATGGGGCGATCGCAAATACAAATTAGTTTTTTGATTAAGCCATCGGCATCCCCCAGGCGCTGGCCAAACTGGGCCGCCGTGGCAAAATCCCCAAAGGTGACCATCAGTTCCGCCCAGGGGTAGGCCGGGGCCAGGGGCAGTTCCAGGGCGGTGATAATGCCATTGGTGCCATAGGCATGGTTCACCTGCTGCACCGCATCCCCCCGCAATTCCACCACACGCGGCTCTGGTTCCAGGGTCACCACCCGCAGGGCACAGAGATTGCCCCGATCGCTCAAAAAGCCGTAGTTAATCGATCCCAGCCCCCCGCTGCCGCCCCCAATGAAACCGCCGATCGTAGCGGTGCGGTAGGTGGAGGGAACCATGCGCAATTCCCAGCCCAAGGGTCGCGCCTCCCGATCCAACGCCGCCAGCTTGACCCCCGGCTCCACCCAGGCCATACCGGGCTGTAACCGCAAAATCCGATTCATAGCACTGAGATCCAGCACCACACCCCCTTCTAGGGGAATACACTGGCCATAGTTGCCGCTACCTGCCCCCCGCACCGTCAACGGCACCCCCTGCTGGCTACAGGCTTGGGCCACCCGCAGCACTTCGGCCTCGGTTTTAGCCCGAATCACCAGATCCCCCACCTTGTCCGCCAGTTGGGTCTGGAGAATGGGGCTGAAGTGGTAATAGTCCTGGGAGAGTTTGGCCACCTGGGGGCGATCGGTGATGATCTCCAGGTCTGCTAAGGCAGCAATAAAGGAGTCCCAGGCAAAGGTGGTGCGATCGAAAGACATAGGGTGAGGGTCGGCTGAGTCGTTATAATACACGCTTAAAAAAATACCCCGATCGATCCCCACCTAGGGAGTGCGATCGAGGTACCGGAGGCAGGGGCACAGACCTAGCCTGACACCCCCTGCCATGGGTTTAGATGGGTTTAGATGGGTTTATGGGGTTGGCCGGGAAACGGCTTGGCCCACAACCCTTCCTAAACAGACCCTAAAGCCGTTTAAGCTGCCGCCAAATTAGCAGCCACAAAGTCCCAATCCACCAACTTACCGAGGAAATCGGTCATGTAGTCGGGGCGACGGTTTTGGTAATCCAGATAATAGGCGTGCTCCCACACATCCATGGTCAACAGGGGCACTTGGCCGCTGGTCATGGGGTTCTCTGCGTTGCCGGTCTTGGTCACCTTCAGGGTGCCATTGTCCAACACCAGCCAAGCCCAACCACTGCCGAACTGGGTCGCTCCAGCGGTTTTGAAGGCGGTCACAAACTCCTCAAAGCTGCCAAAATCAGCCGTGATCTTGTCCGCCAGGGCACCGGTGGGGGCACCGCCGCCACCCGACTTCATGCACAGCCAATAGAAGCTATGGTTCCAAGCCTGGGCAGCATTGTTGAACAGGCCCGCCTTGCTGGCATCCCCAGCCACGGCCTTAATCACCGCCTCCAGAGCCATGGAATCATACTCAGTTCCTGCTACGGCAGTGTTGTAGTTATTCACATAGGCCGCATGGTGCTTGTCATGGTGAAATTCTAGGGTGGCCTGGGTGATGGACGGTTCTAGGGCGGTGTAGGCGTAAGGCAGAGCCGGTAATTCGTAAGCCATGGGATTGAGTCTCCTCGTCTTTTTAAAGCTGCAACAAGAGCTGCAAATATTGCTGTACTCGCGATCGAGTCCCAACCTTGGATCTTAGCCCAGGGAAGGGTTTGGTGCATTGCCCCTGGATCCATCCTAGCAACTGATGGGGGCATCCCTGATACGGCCATGGCCTTTTTGCCCCAGCCTTGGGGGCGATCGCCCCGCAACGGCAATCCTTGCAGCGCTGGAAAGTTGAGATAAAATAGTTTTTTAAGGTTGATGACCCAGCCCCCCTTAAGGTTTTCCCCCTGCCATGTCTGCTGTGAAACCTGCTGTCCTGCTGGTGGATGGCTATAACATTATCGGCCTTTGTCCCAAACTTCAGCAGGTGCGCGATCGCCAGGGCTTAGAAGAATCCCGTCGCCACCTGATCGAAGCACTGACCAACTACAGCGCCTACCATGGCCATGAAACCGAAGTGGTCTTTGATGCCCAGTACCAGTCTGCTGCCGGCAATCGAGAACAGATCACGGATCAAATGCAGGTGTTTTACACAGAGTTTGGCCAAACTGCCGACAGTTATATTGAGCGCAGTTGTGCCGTTTTTTTTCGGGAAGACCTGCGACGGTTCCAGAAGCGGCTGATTGTGGCCACCTCCGATCGCGCCCAATGGTTAACGGCGGTGGGCTATGGGGCAGAGTGGATGTCTGCGCGACAGTTGGCCCAGGATACCGGTCTGTCGTTGGAGTCGGTGCGCCAACATCATCAGCCTAAGACGCGATCGAAACAGCGTTTTCTCTCCAGTTCCCTGGATGACAGTGCCCGCGACAAGCTGGCGAATCTGCGGCAGCACCTCTGGCAACAGGGCCGCTAGGGGTTCGCCAAATCCACCCTGCCCCGGTCTCCTGTCCGGTCTCCTGTCCGGTCTCCTGTCCGGTCTCCTATCCGGTCTACTTCTGGGGGGCGATCGTCGATCCCGAAGTCGATCGCTAAAAAAAGTTTGTCTAGGGGGTTGCCAAAGCTCTAGAAACTCGATATGTTTATTAAGCCTCAATTAGAGTTACATCTAAAGTTAAATCCTCTAGAGTGCAATCCTCAGTAGCTCAGTGGTAGAGCGGTCGGCTGTTAACCGATTGGTCGCAGGTTCGAATCCTGCCTGGGGAGTTTATAACCAGCCAATGCCTAGACCCTTAGCGGCAACAAGTCTTACTAGTAACAAGGCATCTTGATTCAGGGTGGCGATCGGCTTGGCCGCGCACAGTGCCACAACCCTGATTACGGCCTGGGCATTCCCCCCCAATGTTGCCTGATGCGTTGCCTGATGCGTTGCCTGATGGGAGGTGCCCCCCCAGCCTTGCCGGTATAGGGTTGCCGTTTAAAGCAGGATCAGACGAACGGAGCAGGGAAGCGCTTTTTTGCCCGCTTCTTTTCCCGCTTCTTTTCCCGCCTTAAGGGGGTAACCCAGGTTTAATGCCATGGAACAATGTGGGAAACAATCCTTAACACTTCTCCAGGATTTGCTTATAATCTCAGCAAGTCGTAATCTAACTATAAGATTCCTAAAACTAGATTGCCTAAACCGTGGCTTTGTTCAAATAGGGCAAATTTGCCACTATATCGGCTTTTATTCCCTCTAGCTCCGGTTTCTCGCCCGGTGATGCAACCCTCAAGGGTTATGCTCCCTGAGCCTCTTTGGTAATTTGGCCTTTGCACTCCCTAGACTCGTCCGAAAACCCAGAGGTCACCCTGCCCACGGGTGTGATCGGTTGATCGGGATCGGTCTCTTCATGACCATCATAAAATTGTAAAACTTGTTAACAAGCTTCTAATTCGATGAAACCACGCATTTTGGTTATTGATGATGACGCAGCCATTGCGGAACTAGTGGCCATTAATTTGGAAATGGCTGGCTATGACGTGAACTGCGCTGAAGATGGCGTGAAGGGTCAAGCCTTAGCGGTGCAAATTTTGCCTGATTTAATCATGCTGGATTTGATGTTACCCCGTGTTGATGGCTTTACGGTCTGCCAGCGGCTACGGCGGGATGAGCGCACCGCTGATATTCCCGTTTTGATGTTAACGGCCCTCGCCCAAACCCAAGACAAGGTGGATGGTTTCAATGCCGGGGCGGATGATTATTTGACGAAGCCCTTTGAGGTGGAGGAAATGCTGGCCAGGGTTCGTGCCCTGTTGCGGCGCACCGATCGCATTCCCCAAGCCGCAAAACACAGCGAAATCCTCAGCTATGGCCCGTTAACCCTGATTCCGGAGCGGTTTGAAGCCGTATGGTTTGGGGGCACGGTCAAGCTGACCCATTTGGAGTTTGAACTGCTCCATTGCCTTTTGCAGCGCCACGGCCAAACGGTGCCCCCCGGTCAGATCCTCACGGAAGTGTGGGGCTATGATCCCGATGATGACATTGAAACGATTCGGGTTCATGTGCGGCACCTGCGCACCAAGCTAGAGCCGGATCCCCGCCATCCCCGCTACATCAAAACGGTCTATGGGGCGGGGTATTGCTTGGAGTTGCCCAGTGATAGTGAGGTGGCCGCAGAAGCCGCCGCCACAGCAACCCAAGGTAGTCCCTAATCAGTCGGTCTCACTTCGGAGGTAATTATTCAGGGGTCCACAGGAGAATAAGGGTTTCAGGCTCTCGACAACAGACCTTAGGCGATTTTGGTAGGGGCAAACCCCCCGTGGCTGCCCTGACCGATTTTGGTAGGGGCAATCCCCCCGTGGCTGCCCTGACCGATGTTGGTAGGGGCAAACCCCCCGTGGTTGCCCCGACCGATGTTGGTAGGGGCAAACCCCCCGTGGTTGCCCTGACCGATGTTGGTAGGGGCAAACCCCCCGTGGTTGCCCCGGTTGTGGGTCGCCAACAGGGTCGGCACGGGGGCGAGAACCCTATCCGA
This region of Prochlorothrix hollandica PCC 9006 = CALU 1027 genomic DNA includes:
- a CDS encoding mechanosensitive ion channel family protein encodes the protein MLATLGLGLWALQVPQWLRSLPQHWQSPKIQTLYQTILAPHQRELQWALVTIAIDSLLIPLPLTPPLHPLEVVLAIVVAVQVSVLGVKLVNQWFDSYWLTASLAEDKRINSELLLLGRFLAQLSLGLGVILAFAQTHAINLVGLVASVGIGGVALAFASQKIVEQILWSVVIYIDRPFEVGDYIHLPDRSLGKVEAVGWRSTKVRLSGKNTLAIVPNSHLAQVNIENLSRAQRVILMIDLSFFTTLMDEEKALIRQLIVEGTSDILGIDHQLTQITFQEATDPNAAVKMQVQAIFFVLGSAETSMELRRSLLVIAQENIIQRLQAYNIDFQFQEKTINITQPMNI
- a CDS encoding DUF938 domain-containing protein, producing the protein MPDLRQFAPATQRNREPILALLQSLLPPGGAVLEISSGTGEHACFLARHLGPRPWIPSDPNPLARASISAWQQAEAVPNLLPPLDLDVCVTPWPLETDPLPPGLAAWDQTQWSLGAIVNINMIHISPWEACLGLMAGAGRLLPPGGLLYLYGPYKQGGEHTAPSNAAFDQSLRSQDPRWGVRDLEAVVTAAQAQGLVWQQTVSMPAQNLSVIFRREGQGL
- the scpB gene encoding SMC-Scp complex subunit ScpB; translated protein: MSTPDPALMVKIEAILYLKARPLKLGEIADYAHCDRDLVQSALEQLVADYGQRDGALEVVETSEGYGLQLRSGFEILVQTLIPIDLGVGALRTLAAIALRKGITQTELVDLRGSGAYQQVQALVEQGFVQKRRHKETRSYWLQVTDKFHRYFQTEKLPKPLAAYSKAPATPAPLESEFEQLPLDNRP
- a CDS encoding FAD-binding oxidoreductase yields the protein MSFDRTTFAWDSFIAALADLEIITDRPQVAKLSQDYYHFSPILQTQLADKVGDLVIRAKTEAEVLRVAQACSQQGVPLTVRGAGSGNYGQCIPLEGGVVLDLSAMNRILRLQPGMAWVEPGVKLAALDREARPLGWELRMVPSTYRTATIGGFIGGGSGGLGSINYGFLSDRGNLCALRVVTLEPEPRVVELRGDAVQQVNHAYGTNGIITALELPLAPAYPWAELMVTFGDFATAAQFGQRLGDADGLIKKLICICDRPIPQYFAALQRYLSGDRPLALVMVAEQSLELFKELVREMGGDLCYEKSAFEASKGISLGEYSWNHTTLHARSVDPSLTYLQTIFPHDRDLALVHHMHQHFGDEVPMHLEFIRLQGLTIAAGLQLVRYTTPERLQAIIDYHEDQGALIFNPHTYTLEDAGRKTVDPRQLAFKRTMDPQGLLNPGKMRSWSPSTP
- a CDS encoding superoxide dismutase; this encodes MAYELPALPYAYTALEPSITQATLEFHHDKHHAAYVNNYNTAVAGTEYDSMALEAVIKAVAGDASKAGLFNNAAQAWNHSFYWLCMKSGGGGAPTGALADKITADFGSFEEFVTAFKTAGATQFGSGWAWLVLDNGTLKVTKTGNAENPMTSGQVPLLTMDVWEHAYYLDYQNRRPDYMTDFLGKLVDWDFVAANLAAA
- a CDS encoding NYN domain-containing protein, whose protein sequence is MSAVKPAVLLVDGYNIIGLCPKLQQVRDRQGLEESRRHLIEALTNYSAYHGHETEVVFDAQYQSAAGNREQITDQMQVFYTEFGQTADSYIERSCAVFFREDLRRFQKRLIVATSDRAQWLTAVGYGAEWMSARQLAQDTGLSLESVRQHHQPKTRSKQRFLSSSLDDSARDKLANLRQHLWQQGR
- a CDS encoding response regulator transcription factor; its protein translation is MKPRILVIDDDAAIAELVAINLEMAGYDVNCAEDGVKGQALAVQILPDLIMLDLMLPRVDGFTVCQRLRRDERTADIPVLMLTALAQTQDKVDGFNAGADDYLTKPFEVEEMLARVRALLRRTDRIPQAAKHSEILSYGPLTLIPERFEAVWFGGTVKLTHLEFELLHCLLQRHGQTVPPGQILTEVWGYDPDDDIETIRVHVRHLRTKLEPDPRHPRYIKTVYGAGYCLELPSDSEVAAEAAATATQGSP